One window from the genome of Pseudanabaena yagii GIHE-NHR1 encodes:
- a CDS encoding sulfite oxidase-like oxidoreductase encodes MFGGLFQSRSNSDRVPKGQRLTNGFPIMTYGDTPEIKRQDWQLRVWGLATEKTFTWDDFMTMPQTEFTADFHCVTTWSKLDVKWKGVRVTDFLKYIEVDPLAVHLMEHCYGGYTTNIAMEDFARSENFFAHTLFDQPLPIDNGGPMRLVVPHLYAWKSAKWINGLEFLDKMKLGFWERNGYHHRGEPFAEERYSSF; translated from the coding sequence ATGTTTGGCGGCTTATTTCAATCGCGCTCAAATAGCGATCGCGTTCCTAAAGGACAGAGACTGACCAATGGCTTCCCAATCATGACCTATGGAGATACGCCAGAAATCAAGCGTCAAGATTGGCAATTGCGAGTCTGGGGGCTTGCCACTGAGAAAACCTTCACATGGGATGACTTTATGACGATGCCGCAAACTGAATTTACGGCAGACTTCCACTGTGTCACTACATGGTCAAAGCTAGATGTGAAATGGAAAGGAGTAAGAGTTACGGATTTTTTAAAATATATCGAGGTCGATCCGCTAGCAGTGCATTTAATGGAACATTGCTATGGTGGTTACACTACCAATATTGCAATGGAAGATTTTGCGAGATCAGAGAATTTTTTCGCGCATACTCTGTTTGATCAGCCATTACCCATCGACAACGGAGGTCCAATGCGCCTAGTAGTTCCCCATCTCTATGCGTGGAAAAGTGCCAAATGGATTAATGGTTTAGAATTTCTCGACAAGATGAAACTTGGCTTTTGGGAGCGCAATGGCTATCACCATCGGGGTGAGCCTTTTGCTGAGGAAAGATATAGCTCTTTTTAA
- a CDS encoding DciA family protein: protein MSLTGLPNILHDIQSRTSWQQRCQYLLIVEKWADIVGESVAKQTCPIGVYQKSLQVAVSSPVWSQALTFERVRLLAKINKLLGSANNLAIADIHFSTAKWATHQQTLQQSKVITADHPSYLPAITTDTITKNAKGHQKRQVPKPPETASEAFQRWQEVMKLRTNQMPKCPRCDRPALIGEISRWQMCRVCAIEHLFN, encoded by the coding sequence ATGTCCCTTACAGGATTACCAAATATTTTGCATGACATTCAGTCACGCACGAGTTGGCAGCAGCGCTGTCAATATTTGCTGATTGTCGAAAAATGGGCAGATATCGTGGGCGAATCGGTAGCTAAGCAAACCTGTCCGATAGGGGTATATCAAAAGTCTTTGCAGGTGGCGGTATCTAGTCCCGTGTGGTCACAGGCGCTTACCTTTGAGCGGGTGCGACTCCTTGCCAAGATTAATAAGTTATTAGGGAGTGCCAATAATTTAGCGATCGCCGATATCCATTTCTCAACGGCAAAATGGGCAACACATCAGCAAACTCTCCAACAGAGTAAAGTTATAACCGCAGATCATCCGAGTTATTTACCTGCGATCACCACAGATACAATCACAAAAAACGCCAAAGGTCATCAAAAAAGGCAAGTACCTAAACCTCCTGAAACGGCTAGTGAAGCATTTCAGCGTTGGCAAGAAGTTATGAAATTAAGGACTAATCAAATGCCAAAATGTCCTCGATGCGATCGCCCTGCATTGATAGGGGAAATATCCCGTTGGCAAATGTGCCGAGTCTGTGCGATCGAACATTTATTTAATTAA
- a CDS encoding ATP-binding protein, with amino-acid sequence MPNLSSLHACNPSFLLCPQNEVYYVDLADGRGEDVVKRLRRTIVLSPNKPTFQLLSGHIGSGKTTELMRLKAGLEQQGFVVIYCAADEYLQIDDVGLTEIWLFILYLILQQMEKKGESLSVAYLPNAITEIEQWLRISAPIGVATYAPRLQRILQILQDNNQHRRQLRHHLEPRLKNSLLAAGEEVTAIEVDRLKQLGKKGLVIVIDNLDRLNLEQIEMIFGDGGKYLRQFQCHTIYTLPLLAITTEEEQLQRFQQRLKGNMPIVLPSLMLRDRQGEINTQCLNLLRQVVLARMLSHIPREKRLEQVTEVFEDLDTLDQLCLASYGHLPYLLSLLYGCLQCQDPPIQLATIHQIVQMDHQRRLETIRDRDQQALQKYLAKPHVLTPEALNLCQRLLLFEYHDEQGSWFSSPFAK; translated from the coding sequence ATGCCCAACCTCTCTTCTCTCCACGCTTGTAATCCCAGCTTTTTGCTCTGTCCGCAGAACGAAGTTTATTACGTGGATTTGGCGGATGGAAGGGGTGAAGATGTCGTCAAGCGTTTACGTCGCACAATTGTCCTATCTCCGAATAAGCCCACATTTCAACTACTGTCAGGACATATCGGCAGTGGCAAAACAACGGAATTAATGCGTTTAAAAGCGGGGCTAGAACAGCAGGGATTTGTGGTTATTTACTGTGCGGCGGATGAATATCTGCAAATTGATGATGTGGGCTTAACGGAGATCTGGCTATTCATTTTGTATTTGATTTTGCAACAGATGGAAAAAAAGGGCGAGTCTCTATCAGTTGCCTATTTGCCTAATGCGATCACAGAAATCGAACAGTGGTTAAGAATTTCTGCCCCCATTGGTGTAGCTACCTATGCACCACGCTTACAGAGAATTTTGCAGATTTTGCAAGACAACAATCAACATCGCCGCCAGTTACGACATCACCTAGAGCCAAGGCTCAAAAATTCTCTCCTTGCGGCTGGTGAAGAAGTTACAGCGATCGAGGTCGATCGCTTGAAACAGCTTGGTAAAAAAGGACTTGTAATCGTAATCGATAATCTCGATCGCTTAAACCTTGAGCAAATTGAAATGATTTTTGGTGATGGTGGCAAATATCTGCGTCAATTTCAATGTCATACCATTTACACGCTGCCCTTACTGGCGATCACGACTGAAGAAGAGCAACTGCAACGCTTTCAGCAAAGGCTAAAGGGAAATATGCCGATTGTTCTGCCCAGTTTAATGCTACGCGATCGGCAGGGAGAGATTAATACTCAGTGTTTAAATTTACTGCGCCAAGTAGTTTTGGCGAGAATGCTGTCGCATATTCCTAGGGAAAAAAGGCTAGAGCAAGTGACGGAGGTTTTTGAGGATCTTGATACCCTTGATCAGTTATGTCTTGCTAGCTATGGACATCTCCCCTATTTGTTGTCGCTATTGTATGGGTGCTTGCAATGTCAAGATCCACCGATCCAACTTGCAACGATCCATCAGATTGTGCAAATGGATCATCAGCGACGTTTGGAAACTATCCGCGATCGCGATCAACAAGCCTTACAAAAATATCTTGCCAAGCCCCATGTCCTGACACCAGAGGCACTTAATCTATGTCAGCGCCTCCTACTATTTGAATATCATGATGAGCAGGGCAGTTGGTTCAGTAGCCCTTTTGCTAAGTAG
- a CDS encoding Ni/Fe hydrogenase subunit alpha: protein MAKTVVIDPVTRIEGHAKISIFLDDLGEVSDAHFHVVEYRGFEKFCEGRPMWEMAGITSRICGICPVSHLLASAKTGDKLLAVKIPVAGEKLRRMMNLAQITQSHALSFFHLSSPDFLLGWDSNPATRNVFGLMAANPDLARGGIRLRQFGQQIIEILGAKKIHTAWAVAGGVRSPLSEEGRTWIRDRLPESLATIENALGLFKNLLTELQTEVDVFGKFPSLFMSLVGKKGEWEHYGGHIRFVDSQGQIVADHLSEDDYQEYIGEAVEPWSYLKFPYYKPLGYPDGIYRVGPLARLNVCEYIDTPKANQELQEFRDRAGGRVATSSFFYHYARLIEILAAVEKIEELVEDPDVMSSHTRAQAGINALEGIGVSEAPRGTLFHHYNVDENGVIKKVNLIIATGHNNLAMNKTVVQIAKHYIHDGDVSEGFLNRVEAGIRNFDPCLSCSTHAYGQMPMQVQLIGADGKVLKEISK, encoded by the coding sequence ATGGCAAAAACAGTAGTAATCGATCCCGTCACACGCATTGAAGGTCATGCCAAAATCTCGATCTTTCTGGATGATCTAGGCGAAGTTTCCGATGCCCATTTTCATGTGGTGGAATATCGCGGCTTTGAGAAATTTTGCGAAGGTCGCCCCATGTGGGAAATGGCGGGAATTACCTCACGCATTTGTGGCATCTGTCCCGTGAGTCATCTATTAGCATCCGCGAAAACAGGCGATAAATTATTAGCAGTGAAGATTCCTGTGGCAGGCGAGAAACTGCGACGGATGATGAATCTTGCCCAAATCACCCAATCCCACGCTCTATCTTTTTTCCACCTCAGTTCCCCAGATTTTCTGCTGGGTTGGGATAGTAATCCTGCTACGAGAAATGTATTTGGCTTAATGGCAGCAAATCCCGATCTGGCTAGAGGTGGTATCCGCCTGCGCCAGTTTGGTCAGCAAATCATCGAAATTCTCGGCGCAAAAAAAATTCATACGGCTTGGGCGGTGGCGGGTGGTGTGCGATCGCCTCTTAGTGAAGAAGGTCGGACATGGATTCGCGATCGCCTACCCGAATCCCTCGCCACCATTGAGAATGCTTTAGGATTATTTAAAAATTTATTAACCGAACTGCAAACGGAAGTTGATGTGTTTGGTAAATTTCCATCACTTTTTATGAGCTTAGTCGGCAAAAAAGGCGAATGGGAACATTATGGTGGACATATTCGCTTTGTCGATAGTCAAGGGCAGATCGTCGCCGATCATCTCAGTGAAGATGACTATCAGGAATATATCGGTGAAGCCGTTGAGCCTTGGTCGTACCTCAAATTTCCCTATTACAAACCCCTTGGCTATCCCGATGGAATTTATCGTGTAGGCCCCCTTGCACGGCTGAATGTTTGTGAATATATCGATACGCCTAAAGCCAATCAGGAGCTACAGGAATTTCGCGATCGCGCAGGGGGCAGGGTGGCGACCTCTTCATTTTTCTATCACTATGCGCGGTTGATTGAGATTCTTGCAGCCGTAGAGAAGATTGAGGAACTTGTGGAAGATCCTGATGTGATGTCATCTCATACTCGCGCCCAAGCAGGAATCAATGCCCTCGAAGGTATTGGCGTAAGCGAAGCTCCTCGCGGTACATTGTTCCATCACTACAACGTCGATGAAAATGGAGTGATTAAGAAAGTGAACTTGATTATCGCCACAGGTCATAACAATCTAGCGATGAATAAAACCGTCGTCCAGATTGCCAAACATTATATTCACGATGGCGATGTGTCCGAAGGTTTTCTCAATCGTGTAGAAGCAGGGATTCGCAATTTCGATCCCTGTCTGAGCTGTTCCACCCATGCCTATGGACAAATGCCGATGCAGGTGCAATTAATTGGGGCTGATGGCAAGGTGCTTAAGGAAATAAGCAAATAG
- a CDS encoding NADH-quinone oxidoreductase subunit B family protein, translated as MEKVAQNSEKIKLATVWLAGCSGCHMSFLDLDEWLFELVKYADIVHSPIADIKEYPENVDVCLVEGAIANEENLELIHKIRKQTKFLISFGDCAVTANVPAMRNMMGSNNADTVLRRSYLELGDITPQLPKASGIVPELLEKVMPVHEVVKVDMYIPGCPPSADRIKAAITPLLEGKMPLMEGREMIKFG; from the coding sequence ATGGAAAAAGTAGCGCAGAATTCAGAAAAAATTAAACTCGCAACGGTTTGGCTGGCGGGATGTTCGGGCTGTCATATGTCCTTTTTAGATTTGGACGAATGGCTATTTGAACTGGTGAAATATGCCGATATCGTCCATAGCCCGATCGCTGATATTAAGGAATATCCCGAAAATGTTGATGTGTGCCTCGTTGAAGGGGCGATCGCTAATGAAGAAAATCTAGAACTAATTCACAAAATCCGCAAACAGACAAAGTTTCTGATTTCCTTTGGTGACTGTGCAGTTACAGCCAATGTCCCCGCCATGCGAAACATGATGGGCAGCAATAATGCGGATACGGTGTTACGCCGTAGTTATTTAGAGCTAGGTGATATTACACCGCAACTTCCCAAAGCTTCCGGAATTGTTCCTGAACTATTAGAAAAAGTGATGCCCGTTCACGAAGTGGTGAAAGTGGATATGTATATTCCCGGATGTCCTCCATCGGCGGATCGGATTAAGGCAGCGATCACGCCTTTGCTAGAGGGCAAGATGCCTCTAATGGAAGGACGCGAAATGATTAAGTTTGGATAG
- the fdhD gene encoding formate dehydrogenase accessory sulfurtransferase FdhD: MVNLLPSSNKANPKEQLKEGLKAKDSANNTAKINTKIWAVQNHQVQMRWDDVATEEPLEIRLMNSHQAISVTMRTPIDDFDLVAGFLYSEGLIGDRRDIQRMNYCVNPEIDGKQRLNIINVELREELVLNLSNLERHFFTNSACGVCGKNSIEALKSRGCQPIVSNPQDRPISAEIIYSLAEKLRLQQKVFAATGGLHAAALFNFGGELLNLREDVGRHNALDKLIGSALLADEIPLSDRIVMMSGRTSFELVQKSILAQIPIVCAVSPPSSLAIALAQEFGITLVGFLRENRFNVYAGWERIILD; this comes from the coding sequence ATGGTTAATCTATTGCCAAGCAGTAATAAAGCGAATCCTAAAGAGCAGCTTAAAGAGGGTCTGAAAGCGAAGGATTCAGCTAACAATACAGCCAAAATTAACACTAAAATTTGGGCGGTACAAAACCACCAAGTTCAGATGCGTTGGGATGATGTCGCGACCGAAGAACCCCTAGAAATTCGGCTGATGAATTCCCATCAAGCCATCTCGGTGACGATGCGAACTCCTATTGATGATTTTGATTTGGTAGCAGGATTTCTCTACAGCGAAGGATTGATTGGCGATCGCCGAGATATTCAAAGGATGAACTATTGTGTCAATCCTGAAATTGATGGCAAACAACGGCTCAATATTATCAATGTGGAGCTAAGAGAAGAATTAGTTCTCAATTTAAGCAATCTCGAACGTCATTTTTTCACAAATAGTGCCTGTGGCGTTTGCGGTAAAAACAGCATTGAAGCGTTGAAATCACGGGGTTGTCAGCCCATTGTTAGCAATCCCCAAGATCGTCCTATTTCTGCCGAAATTATTTATAGTCTCGCTGAGAAATTACGATTACAACAGAAGGTTTTTGCGGCTACAGGAGGACTGCACGCCGCCGCCCTATTTAATTTCGGAGGTGAGTTATTAAATTTGCGAGAAGATGTCGGGCGGCATAATGCTCTGGACAAGCTGATCGGCTCGGCTCTGTTAGCTGATGAAATTCCCCTCAGCGATCGCATCGTTATGATGAGTGGGCGCACTAGTTTTGAGCTAGTGCAGAAGTCAATCTTGGCGCAGATTCCCATTGTCTGTGCCGTTTCACCTCCCAGCAGCTTAGCGATCGCCTTAGCTCAAGAATTTGGGATTACATTAGTGGGATTTTTACGGGAAAACCGATTTAACGTTTATGCAGGATGGGAGCGAATTATTTTGGATTAA
- the fdhF gene encoding formate dehydrogenase subunit alpha, translating into MNNLQASINGQVINIHAGETILQAAKRLNISIPTLCYGEGLRPEGGCRLCLVEVNHRDKPVAACHTPILAGMEIQTHTPKLEELRRDILSLYLESDFQDQSLSRIESDESENMLHHPQSHKFNQLLHDYHLPSFPLGDRHSAATSSKIIPKIDDSHPYLRFDVNRCITCRLCLNTCEQIQGQFVYGIANRGGASQLIFGAGINFAESPCVSCGACVERCPTGAISDRDRLAAPPIESVTETVCGYCGVGCRLEVSTAQVKNTQTQNTQTQVVQISGVSDAAVNHGHLCVKGRYAHAYHHSPDRLTQPLKRVGQEFQPISWQEAIALIASKLLQIKAESGQDALGAFTSSRSTNEAAYLLQKLFRSIIGTNNVDCCARVCHSSTAMALQIVTGTGAATASYEDIEKAKCIVIAGANPTEGHPIVGARIKQAVLNGAKLVIIDPRHIELADYADVHLQLLSATNVPLFNAIAKIIIAENLIDQDYLRERVEGFDEFCNFVQNLALDEVAAITSVAPELIRKAAQIIGDAGTALFVSGLGLSELTQGVSSVITYCNLGMLTGSIGQSGAGMLPLRGQNNVQGNADMGGMPNQFTGYQPLNSPEVRNHLAKLWGSLPSETAGLTIPEMLDGAATGKIRALWVQGEDIAQSDPNEHHVRAALANLDFLVVQELFLSETAKYAHVVLPAAAFLEQEGTFTNGERRIQHVRPAVAPPFDARPDWMAIRDIAIAMGANWQYATPSAVMEEIAKVAPHLFGGVSYSRLTNDGLQWPCSTADHQGTSTVHKQGFIRGKGKLVSIDYIPSPEHGIADYPFLLITGRVLEHYNVGTMTRRTPNQVLVSEDLLEIHPFDAHQQGISDRQPVKIQSRWGEIVVKAKLSRKMALGTLFLTFHYPETHTNFLTGPHLDPQSRCPQYKAIAVRLQTELNLEKQLEVTYG; encoded by the coding sequence ATGAATAACTTACAGGCTTCAATTAATGGGCAAGTGATCAACATCCATGCAGGGGAAACCATTCTTCAAGCTGCCAAACGTCTGAATATATCTATTCCCACTTTATGTTATGGGGAAGGACTGCGCCCAGAGGGAGGTTGTCGCCTCTGTTTGGTAGAGGTCAATCACAGAGATAAACCTGTGGCAGCTTGTCACACACCAATTCTCGCAGGTATGGAGATCCAAACCCATACGCCAAAATTGGAAGAATTACGGCGCGATATTCTCTCTCTTTACCTTGAGTCAGACTTTCAGGATCAATCACTATCAAGGATTGAATCTGATGAATCAGAGAATATGCTGCATCATCCTCAAAGTCACAAATTTAATCAATTACTTCACGACTATCATCTGCCTAGCTTTCCTTTAGGCGATCGCCATAGCGCCGCAACTAGCTCCAAAATCATCCCAAAAATTGATGATAGTCATCCCTATTTGCGCTTTGATGTCAATCGTTGCATTACCTGTCGGCTCTGTTTAAATACTTGCGAGCAGATTCAGGGGCAGTTTGTCTATGGAATTGCTAATCGTGGCGGCGCAAGTCAACTTATTTTCGGTGCAGGGATCAATTTTGCGGAAAGTCCCTGCGTATCCTGTGGGGCTTGTGTTGAGCGTTGTCCCACTGGCGCAATTAGCGATCGCGATCGCCTTGCTGCTCCGCCCATTGAATCCGTAACGGAAACTGTATGTGGTTATTGTGGTGTGGGTTGTCGGCTAGAGGTAAGTACTGCCCAAGTTAAAAATACCCAGACGCAAAATACTCAAACGCAAGTCGTGCAGATTTCTGGGGTTAGCGATGCGGCGGTCAATCATGGACATCTATGTGTGAAGGGACGCTATGCCCATGCCTATCACCATTCTCCCGATCGCCTGACGCAACCTCTCAAGCGTGTTGGTCAAGAATTTCAGCCGATCTCTTGGCAAGAGGCGATCGCTTTAATCGCCAGTAAACTTTTGCAAATCAAAGCTGAATCGGGACAAGATGCTCTAGGGGCTTTTACTTCCTCGCGATCGACCAATGAAGCGGCTTATCTGTTGCAAAAACTATTTCGCTCGATCATTGGTACAAATAACGTCGATTGCTGTGCGCGAGTCTGTCATTCCTCCACAGCAATGGCATTACAAATTGTCACTGGCACTGGAGCCGCCACTGCTTCCTATGAAGATATTGAGAAGGCGAAATGTATTGTCATAGCAGGAGCCAACCCTACGGAAGGACATCCAATTGTGGGCGCAAGGATTAAACAAGCAGTCCTCAATGGAGCGAAGTTGGTGATCATTGATCCCCGTCATATTGAATTAGCTGATTATGCAGATGTACATTTACAGCTATTATCAGCGACAAATGTGCCTCTCTTCAATGCGATCGCCAAAATTATCATTGCCGAAAATCTTATTGATCAAGATTATCTGCGGGAGAGAGTCGAAGGTTTTGATGAGTTCTGTAACTTTGTGCAAAACCTTGCCCTTGATGAAGTTGCCGCCATTACCAGCGTTGCTCCTGAGCTAATTCGCAAAGCAGCGCAGATCATTGGCGATGCAGGGACGGCTCTATTTGTCAGTGGTTTAGGCTTATCGGAATTAACGCAGGGCGTATCTTCAGTGATTACCTACTGCAATTTGGGAATGTTGACAGGTAGCATCGGACAGTCGGGGGCAGGAATGTTGCCATTGCGAGGACAGAACAACGTTCAAGGCAATGCCGATATGGGAGGAATGCCCAATCAATTTACAGGCTATCAGCCACTAAATTCACCAGAAGTCCGCAACCACTTAGCAAAACTTTGGGGTTCATTACCTTCTGAAACTGCGGGGTTAACCATTCCCGAAATGCTCGATGGGGCGGCGACGGGCAAGATTCGCGCTCTGTGGGTACAGGGTGAAGATATTGCCCAGAGCGACCCTAACGAACACCATGTCAGGGCAGCTTTAGCCAATTTAGACTTTCTGGTAGTGCAGGAACTCTTTCTATCGGAAACAGCCAAATATGCCCATGTAGTTTTACCTGCGGCGGCTTTTTTGGAACAGGAAGGAACCTTCACCAATGGGGAAAGACGGATTCAGCACGTCCGCCCTGCGGTCGCACCACCTTTTGATGCGCGTCCAGATTGGATGGCGATTCGAGATATAGCGATCGCCATGGGTGCTAATTGGCAATATGCCACTCCTAGCGCCGTGATGGAGGAAATTGCAAAGGTAGCTCCCCATTTATTTGGTGGGGTCAGTTATTCCCGACTCACCAACGATGGTTTGCAATGGCCTTGTTCTACCGCCGATCATCAAGGCACATCCACAGTCCATAAACAAGGATTTATTCGCGGTAAGGGTAAGCTGGTTTCCATTGACTATATTCCTAGTCCCGAACATGGTATTGCCGACTATCCGTTCCTATTAATTACAGGACGAGTTCTCGAACATTACAACGTCGGCACTATGACCAGACGTACGCCTAACCAAGTCTTAGTTTCTGAAGATTTGCTAGAAATCCATCCCTTTGATGCTCATCAACAGGGAATCAGCGATCGCCAACCCGTAAAAATTCAAAGCCGTTGGGGAGAGATTGTCGTCAAAGCCAAGCTCTCGCGAAAAATGGCTCTAGGCACATTGTTCCTCACCTTTCATTATCCCGAAACCCACACTAATTTTCTCACAGGTCCCCATTTAGATCCACAGTCACGATGTCCGCAATACAAAGCGATCGCCGTGCGTCTTCAAACTGAACTGAACCTTGAGAAACAGCTTGAGGTGACCTATGGTTAA
- a CDS encoding NADH-ubiquinone oxidoreductase-F iron-sulfur binding region domain-containing protein translates to MKTMRRYWETHNGEVSPLLYIHDYLRSQDHPSSQFLEASDYKFLAEKVGLPEVAVRGIISYYADLHQPHRELRVCQGTSCILAGAKDLQANLEEQHSCKGVYCLGYCDRSPAVLDSQERIFCGVATQNLEKISLTESQKSLSVSCLAPQPIITRRITEDYADLAKARSVGVYSTFLKALDGSPENVLSSLEKSGLRGRGGAGFPTGKKWRSCAEAEGKPRYVVTNGDEGDPGSFIDRVLMEKDPHGVLEGILLCGYAVGASQGIVFIRSEYPQAIATMRQAIDDARNAGIFGAANFPFEISVFVGMGSYVCGEETAMLNTIEGLRGEVQIRPPYPTVEGLYGKPTVVNNVETLVNVAAILDMGAAAYANLGTTASAGTKAMCLNYGFARSGIVEVEFGMTLRELMAAAGGSADGQPLEAILLGGPMGSLLTPEQWDLPICYGAMSAQGIQLGHGGLVALPQGTDYRALLEHWLEFMVDESCGKCVPCRLGSHKALNLVRDRLHQKDSRSQLERLFNVMEQGSLCAFGQSMPVPMRQMIEHFGDRIFS, encoded by the coding sequence ATGAAAACCATGAGACGCTATTGGGAAACCCATAATGGTGAGGTTTCTCCTCTTCTCTATATTCATGATTACCTCCGATCTCAAGATCATCCTAGCAGTCAATTTTTAGAAGCTTCCGATTATAAATTTCTTGCTGAAAAAGTGGGGCTGCCAGAAGTTGCGGTTCGAGGAATCATCTCTTACTATGCTGATTTACACCAACCGCATAGGGAACTGCGGGTATGTCAGGGGACATCCTGTATTTTGGCTGGGGCAAAGGATTTGCAAGCAAATTTAGAAGAGCAACATAGTTGCAAGGGGGTCTATTGTTTGGGCTATTGCGATCGCTCTCCTGCGGTGTTAGATAGCCAAGAACGGATATTTTGCGGTGTTGCTACTCAAAATTTAGAGAAGATTTCTCTAACAGAATCACAGAAATCCCTATCTGTAAGCTGTCTGGCTCCGCAACCGATTATCACTCGGCGGATTACTGAAGATTATGCTGACCTAGCGAAAGCACGTTCCGTAGGTGTGTATTCCACCTTTCTCAAGGCACTGGATGGCAGTCCTGAAAATGTCCTATCAAGTCTAGAAAAATCGGGACTGAGGGGACGTGGTGGCGCAGGATTTCCCACAGGTAAGAAATGGCGCAGTTGTGCTGAAGCTGAGGGCAAACCTCGCTATGTAGTCACCAATGGCGATGAGGGCGACCCCGGTTCATTTATTGATCGCGTTCTTATGGAAAAAGATCCGCACGGCGTACTTGAGGGGATTCTCCTCTGTGGTTATGCGGTGGGCGCGAGTCAAGGGATTGTGTTTATTCGTTCAGAATATCCACAGGCGATCGCCACCATGCGACAGGCGATTGATGATGCTAGGAATGCAGGTATTTTTGGCGCTGCAAATTTTCCCTTTGAGATTTCTGTATTTGTGGGTATGGGTAGTTATGTTTGCGGCGAAGAAACTGCCATGCTGAACACCATTGAAGGATTGCGCGGCGAAGTGCAGATCCGTCCTCCCTATCCGACCGTAGAGGGACTCTATGGTAAACCCACAGTGGTTAACAATGTGGAAACTCTGGTCAATGTGGCGGCAATTCTAGACATGGGGGCAGCAGCTTACGCCAATCTTGGCACAACAGCCAGTGCTGGCACAAAAGCCATGTGTTTGAATTATGGTTTTGCCCGTTCAGGGATTGTGGAAGTCGAATTTGGAATGACTTTGCGCGAATTAATGGCCGCCGCAGGAGGCAGTGCCGATGGTCAACCCTTAGAAGCAATTCTCCTCGGAGGTCCAATGGGTAGCCTCTTAACTCCTGAGCAATGGGATTTGCCGATTTGTTATGGAGCTATGTCGGCGCAAGGGATTCAGCTAGGACATGGTGGGCTAGTCGCCTTACCACAGGGTACAGACTATCGAGCTTTGTTAGAGCATTGGCTAGAGTTCATGGTGGATGAGTCCTGTGGTAAATGTGTTCCCTGTCGGCTGGGTTCCCACAAGGCTCTCAATTTGGTTCGCGATCGCCTTCATCAAAAAGATAGCCGATCGCAACTAGAGCGATTATTTAACGTGATGGAACAGGGAAGTCTCTGTGCCTTTGGTCAGTCGATGCCCGTCCCCATGCGGCAAATGATTGAACATTTCGGCGATCGCATTTTCAGTTAG
- the hoxU gene encoding bidirectional hydrogenase complex protein HoxU, which translates to MAVVTLKINDIEVAAEQGKSILATAKEAGIAIPTLCHLEGVSDVGACRLCMVEVKGSNKLLAACVTQVAEGMEVHTHTDQLKNYRKMAVEMLFAEGNHVCAVCVANGNCELQNMAIATGMEHSRFPYQFPQRDVDLSHDLFGIDRNRCIFCTRCVRVCDEIEGAHVWDVANRGAQSRLITGLDQPWGEVDACTSCGKCVDACPTGAIFDKGSAVGEMERDRTKLEFIVTAREQKQWNR; encoded by the coding sequence ATGGCTGTAGTAACCCTAAAAATTAATGATATCGAAGTTGCTGCCGAGCAGGGTAAAAGCATTCTAGCTACGGCAAAAGAAGCAGGGATCGCTATTCCGACTCTGTGCCATTTAGAAGGCGTGAGTGATGTCGGAGCCTGTCGCCTTTGCATGGTGGAGGTTAAGGGTAGTAATAAATTACTTGCTGCCTGTGTTACTCAAGTTGCAGAAGGAATGGAAGTGCATACCCATACAGATCAGCTAAAAAACTATCGCAAAATGGCTGTGGAAATGCTATTTGCGGAAGGTAATCATGTCTGTGCGGTCTGTGTGGCTAATGGCAATTGTGAACTGCAAAATATGGCGATCGCCACAGGTATGGAGCATTCCCGCTTTCCCTATCAGTTTCCGCAGCGTGATGTGGATTTATCCCATGATTTATTCGGGATCGATCGCAACCGTTGCATTTTCTGTACGCGCTGTGTGCGGGTATGCGATGAAATCGAGGGGGCGCACGTCTGGGATGTGGCAAATCGCGGCGCACAATCGCGCTTAATCACGGGACTCGATCAGCCTTGGGGCGAAGTCGATGCTTGTACCTCTTGCGGTAAATGCGTGGATGCTTGCCCCACGGGAGCCATTTTTGATAAAGGCTCGGCAGTTGGTGAAATGGAACGCGATCGCACCAAGTTGGAATTTATCGTTACTGCGAGAGAGCAGAAACAATGGAATAGGTAA